From one Methanothrix sp. genomic stretch:
- a CDS encoding 50S ribosomal protein L16: MARKPGSMYRRIERPYTRREYIGGVPGSKVVHYDMGNLTENFPVKLSLVVREPCQIRHTALEAARVAANRYLLKTLGRNDFHLKLRVYPHHVIRENKQATGAGADRVSSGMRRAFGKPVGTAAQVYPGQRIFTVGVHPEHIEEAKTALRRAGHKLPSPVQIIVGS, translated from the coding sequence ATGTACAGAAGGATCGAGCGGCCTTACACACGCAGGGAGTACATCGGAGGAGTCCCTGGGAGCAAGGTCGTTCACTACGACATGGGGAACCTCACGGAGAACTTTCCTGTGAAGCTCTCTCTTGTTGTGAGAGAGCCATGTCAGATAAGACACACAGCACTCGAGGCAGCAAGGGTTGCTGCAAACCGTTATCTCCTTAAAACACTGGGCAGGAATGATTTCCATCTCAAGCTGAGGGTGTATCCACACCATGTCATAAGGGAGAACAAGCAGGCGACAGGCGCAGGGGCGGACCGCGTCTCCAGCGGCATGCGTCGCGCATTCGGGAAGCCTGTCGGCACAGCGGCCCAGGTTTACCCTGGACAGCGGATATTCACAGTGGGTGTGCACCCCGAGCACATTGAGGAGGCCAAGACGGCTCTCCGGAGGGCCGGACACAAGCTGCCCTCGCCGGTCCAGATCATCGTGGGCTCCTGA